A genome region from Hymenobacter tibetensis includes the following:
- the murB gene encoding UDP-N-acetylmuramate dehydrogenase has protein sequence MAATLEHNVSLRPYNTFNLEVKARLFARFTSTDELRDLLALPEVQHTEQLILGGGSNLLFTKDFEGVVLKNEIRGLEIISQDEDTALVRAGAGESWHGLVQYTLDQELSGIENLSLIPGTVGAAPLQNIGAYGAELKDTFEALEALEKATGQLRTFSVEECGFGYRESVFKGPLKDKFIVTSVVLRLHRRAQTNISYGAIQTTLQDLGITDEPTPRHVSEAVVHIRRSKLPDPAEIGNAGSFFKNPELSQHKYDELKARYPDLPGYPVPGGMKVPAAWLIEQCGWKGLRRGPHGVHDRQALVLVNHGGAQGQDIRDLAYEIIASVREKFGVELHPEVNIM, from the coding sequence ATGGCTGCTACTCTCGAACACAACGTTTCACTTCGTCCTTACAACACGTTCAATTTGGAGGTGAAGGCCCGGCTGTTTGCCCGTTTCACTTCCACCGATGAGCTGCGGGACCTGCTGGCGCTGCCCGAAGTACAACACACCGAGCAACTGATTCTGGGCGGCGGCTCCAACTTACTCTTTACCAAGGACTTCGAGGGCGTGGTGCTGAAAAATGAAATTCGCGGCCTGGAAATTATCAGCCAAGACGAAGACACGGCCCTGGTCCGGGCCGGCGCCGGCGAGTCGTGGCACGGACTGGTGCAGTACACCCTGGATCAGGAGTTGAGCGGCATCGAGAACCTGTCGTTGATTCCGGGTACGGTGGGGGCGGCACCCTTGCAGAACATCGGAGCGTATGGCGCGGAGTTGAAAGACACCTTCGAGGCGCTGGAAGCCCTGGAAAAAGCAACCGGTCAGTTGCGGACGTTTTCGGTGGAGGAATGTGGGTTTGGCTACCGGGAAAGCGTGTTTAAGGGTCCGTTGAAAGACAAGTTTATCGTGACGAGCGTGGTGCTACGCCTGCACCGCCGCGCCCAAACCAACATCAGCTACGGCGCCATCCAAACCACGCTGCAAGACCTTGGCATCACCGACGAACCTACGCCGCGCCACGTGAGTGAGGCCGTCGTGCACATTCGGCGGAGCAAGCTCCCCGACCCTGCCGAAATCGGCAATGCTGGTTCGTTCTTCAAAAACCCGGAACTCTCGCAGCACAAATACGACGAGTTGAAAGCAAGATACCCCGACCTGCCCGGCTACCCCGTGCCCGGGGGCATGAAAGTACCCGCTGCCTGGCTGATCGAGCAATGCGGCTGGAAAGGGTTGCGCCGCGGCCCCCACGGCGTACACGACCGGCAGGCGCTGGTGCTCGTCAACCATGGTGGCGCCCAAGGCCAGGATATTCGGGATTTAGCCTACGAAATCATTGCCTCGGTGCGCGAGAAGTTCGGCGTAGAGCTGCATCCCGAAGTGAATATTATGTGA